In the genome of Panthera uncia isolate 11264 chromosome B3 unlocalized genomic scaffold, Puncia_PCG_1.0 HiC_scaffold_1, whole genome shotgun sequence, one region contains:
- the LMAN1L gene encoding protein ERGIC-53-like, which produces MAAGAEERWKDGQGPGMAQSQVGNRSGVRLEMRKGLGLRSGLEGTGCLLGLKGERGGPTETSSSPPGPVPRAPPLASQLRLHSGAQTPVPFTMLVIRGPDPLFCLLLLLLVGPHNPVGASPPQRRFEYKLSFKGPRLALPGAGIPFWSHHGDAILGLEAVRLAPSMRNRSGAVWSRAPVPFSAWEVHVQMRVTGSGRRGAQGMAVWYTRGRGQVGSVLEGLASWDGIGILFDSSTEDTQNSPIIRVLASDAHTRYEPRGDAASGVLGSCHRDFRNLPNPLRVRITYWGQRLRVSLNSGLTPNDLDEVCVDVGPLLLAPGGFFGVSAATGTLADDHDILSFLTFSLSEPDPKPPPPPFLEMEQLRLVKQLEGLRARLALGTREDVIPKLSSEVQEEGKRILGLEEMLGRHRQILQALQGLSRQLAQAERQWKKHLGTPGHARPEGAWARNSCCQILSTPERGSHFSMALLQDSAKVSALLRGQRTLLQDLQEMREAAAHVVSKAQLFYLPVGTKHHFSELAQILGLLQKDLRGPLKAAAKNRRPPGQPPGASSCLRPSIFLFFLLIQTIGFFCYVHFRQELDKSLQDCLSTGSPPLCPAPRIPGALGILRRQPLSSSTHA; this is translated from the exons ATGGCTGCCGGAGCTGAAGAGAGGTGGAAAGATGGCCAGGGCCCAGGAATGGCGCAGAGCCAGGTGGGCAACAGGTCAGGGGTCAGGCTGGAGATGAGGAAGGGGCTGGGCCTGAGGTCAGGCCTAGAAGGAACAGGATGTCTGTTGGGgctgaagggagagaggggagggccaACAGAAACCAGCTCCTCCCCACCTGGCCCCgtccccagggcccctcccctggcctcccaGCTGCGGCTCCACTCAGGGGCCCAGACACCAGTTCCCTTCACAATGCTGGTGATCAGGGGCCCTGATCCCTtgttctgccttctcctcctcctgctcgtGGGCCCCCACAACCCCGTGGGGGCCAGTCCTCCTCAGAGAAGGTTTGAGTATAAGCTCAGCTTCAAAGGACCAAGACTGGCGTTGCCTGGGGCTGGAATACCCTTCTGGAGTCATCatggag ATGCCATACTGGGCCTGGAGGCAGTGCGGCTGGCCCCATCCATGCGGAACCGCAGTGGCGCCGTGTGGAGCAGggcccctgtccccttctctgcctgggaGGTGCATGTGCAGATGAGGGTGACGGGGTCAGGGCGGCGGGGAGCCCAGGGCATG GCCGTGTGGTACACCCGGGGCAGGGGCCAAGTAGGCTCTGTCCTGGAGGGGCTGGCCTCGTGGGACGGCATCGGGATCCTCTTCGACTCCTCCACCGAGGATACCCAG AACAGCCCCATCATCCGTGTACTGGCCAGTGATGCGCACACTCGCTACGAGCCGCGTGG GGATGCAGCCAGCGGGGTGCTGGGCTCCTGCCACCGGGACTTCCGTAACCTGCCGAACCCCCTCAGAGTTCGGATCACCTACTGGGGGCAGAGGCTGCGG GTGTCCTTGAACAGTGGCCTCACTCCCAACGACTTAGATGAGGTCTGTGTTGACGTGGGTCCACTGCTTTTGGCTCCTGGAGGTTTCTTTGGGGTCTCGGCAGCCACTGGCACCCTGGCAG ATGACCATGACATCCTGTCCTTCCTGACCTTCAGTCTGAGTGAGCCGGATCCAAAG CCTCCCCCACCGCCCTTTCTGGAGATGGAGCAGCTCCGGCTGGTGAAGCAGCTGGAAGGGCTTCGGGCAAGGCTGGCCCTGGGCACCAGGGAGGATGTGATCCCAAAGCTGAGCTCCGAAGTCCAGGAAGAGG GGAAAAGGATCCTTGGCCTGGAAGAGATGCTGGGCAGACACCGCCAGATCCTGCAGGCTCTCCAGGGTCTCTCCAGACAGTTGGCCCAGGCCGAGAGGCAGTGGAAGAAGCACCTGGGGACCCCAGGCCACGCCAGGCCTGAGGGAGCCTGG GCCCGGAACTCTTGCTGCCAGATTCTCTCCACCCCAGAGAGGGGCAGCCACTTCTCCA TGGCCCTGCTGCAGGATTCTGCCAAGGTCAGCGCCCTGCTCCGTGGACAGAGGACTCTGCTCCAGGACCTGCAAGAGATGAG GGAAGCAGCTGCCCACGTGGTCTCAAAAGCCCAGCTCTTCTATCTGCCTGTGGGCACCAAGCATCATTTCTCAGAGCTGGCCCAGATCCTGGGCCTCCTGCAGAAGGACCTTCGGGGCCCACTG AAAGCGGCAGCCAAGAACCGCCGCCCACCTGGCCAACCCCCAGGAGCCTCCTCGTGCCTGCGGCCCAGCATCTTCTTGTTCTTCCTCCTCATTCAGACTATAGGCTTCTTCTGTTACGTGCACTTCAG GCAGGAGCTGGACAAGAGCCTTCAGGACTGTTTGTCCACAGGCAGCCCTCCTCTGTGTCCTGCACCACGCATTCCTGGGGCCCTGGGGATTCTGAGGAGGCAGCCTCTCTCCTCCAGCACACACGCATGA
- the CPLX3 gene encoding complexin-3 — protein MAFMVKTMVGGQLKNLTGSLGGGEDKGDGDKSAAEAQGMSREEYEEYQKQLVEEKMERDAQFTQRKAERATLRSHFRDKYRLPKNETDESQIQMAGGDVELPRELAKMIEEDTEEEEERASVLGQLASLPGLDLGSLKDKAQATLGDLKQSAEKCYIM, from the exons ATGGCGTTCATGGTGAAGACTATGGTGGGCGGCCAGCTGAAGAACCTCACCGGGAGCCTGGGGGGCGGCGAGGACAAGGGGGACGGGGACAAATCGGCGGCCGAAGCGCAAGGCATGAGCCGAGAAGAGTATGAGGAGTATCAGAAGCAACTGGTGGAAGAGAA GATGGAGCGGGATGCGCAGTTCACGCAGAGGAAGGCAGAGCGGGCCACGCTGCGGAGCCACTTCCGAGATAAATACCGACTGCCCAAG AACGAGACAGATGAGAGCCAGATTCAGATGGCAGGTGGAGACGTGGAGCTGCCCCGGGAGCTGGCCAAGATGATTgaggaggacacagaggaggaggaggagagggcctCCGTCCTCGGGCAGTTGGCCAGTCTCCCTGGCCTAGACCTCGGCTCACTCAAGGACAAGGCCCAGGCCACATTGGGGGACCTCAAGCAATCAGCTGAGAAGTGCTACATCATGTGA